A portion of the Paenibacillus marchantiae genome contains these proteins:
- a CDS encoding YidH family protein, producing the protein MNGVIHISDTDQDITTIDSKYVQQHLANERTFLAWVRTGIAMVGIGFLAAGFGFSSTAYDRMAHIAAIIIGITSLVSGILIILCSAAAYHRKRNQINSQTFQASTKLIRFLTLMLLVIGLALAVLLYVLLFPAWQV; encoded by the coding sequence ATGAACGGGGTGATTCACATCTCAGATACAGACCAAGACATAACTACCATTGACTCTAAATATGTACAACAGCATCTGGCTAACGAGCGGACCTTTCTGGCTTGGGTTCGTACCGGCATTGCCATGGTTGGCATTGGCTTTCTCGCAGCTGGCTTCGGCTTCAGTTCAACGGCCTATGATCGGATGGCCCATATCGCAGCAATCATCATTGGTATTACTTCCTTAGTCAGCGGCATTCTGATCATCCTGTGTTCTGCAGCCGCTTACCACCGAAAACGCAATCAGATTAATTCACAAACATTCCAGGCATCCACGAAATTAATTCGGTTCCTGACACTGATGTTGCTGGTGATTGGACTGGCCCTGGCCGTATTACTGTATGTATTGTTATTCCCTGCTTGGCAGGTTTAA
- a CDS encoding helix-turn-helix transcriptional regulator: MAFMIAQRAFIKLYLITMVEQHRGYGYEMLEAMKQEFKAYGYVPPQSEIYRALHELVQQGVFYRTKKLKGSDPKVDFQEIVLYHFTDDGAEKAELYKKQVKADLDRCLGMLHKAEEDNYGVKGR; encoded by the coding sequence GTGGCTTTTATGATTGCGCAGCGGGCATTTATTAAGCTGTATCTGATTACGATGGTTGAACAGCATAGGGGATACGGCTATGAAATGCTGGAGGCAATGAAGCAGGAATTCAAAGCCTACGGTTATGTACCACCCCAGAGCGAGATATACCGGGCGCTGCATGAATTGGTTCAACAGGGTGTCTTTTATCGGACAAAGAAGCTGAAGGGCAGTGATCCCAAAGTCGATTTTCAGGAAATCGTTTTATATCACTTCACGGATGATGGTGCGGAGAAAGCTGAATTATATAAAAAACAGGTTAAGGCCGATCTCGATCGTTGTCTCGGCATGTTACACAAGGCAGAAGAGGACAATTACGGAGTGAAAGGAAGATAA
- the hrpB gene encoding ATP-dependent helicase HrpB codes for MKTDLPIQQIIPELRQLFQAKDTGVLIAEPGAGKTTVVPLALLEEPWVTGRKIIMLEPRRLAARSAAARMAASLGEKAGQTVGYRVRMDTRVSQSTRIEVVTEGVLTRMLQQDQGLEDTAMIIFDEFHERHLHGDLGLALALESRAMLRPDLKLLVMSATLDPVPVCALLGEGTRWIACPGRTFPVETRYVSKPVSEQIETFTAQAVVKALEEQEGDVLVFLPGAKEIHRTERELSNLMLPAYVQVHTLYGSMPVERQDEAVRPADEGKRKVVLSTSIAESSLTLAGVKVVVDAGLSRASVFSPRTGMSRLVTLPVSKASADQRRGRAGRIAPGVCYRLWSEEAHGVLPDAAKPEIASADLAPLALELAAWGVQSPAELQWLDTPPAAAYGQAQALLRQLGGLDEAGRITPFGRRMNTLGVHPRLASMLLRAAELGLASYASMLAALLQEPAGLRSSGSAGAGTDLRPRVEALLTADSSGMPQAAASVADGAAVRRMLQESRQLRSALGPAADPVRPDEDSCGWLLSFAYPDRIGQRREDGRYLLSSGRGVRLAATESLSRSAYLVAAEADDQGADARILLAAPVQEKRLLDFGPHLLHEEVQVAWDRNTRSVRAHRRLRIGAITLKENGIAQPPEDQVLEALLSGIRIEGLDCLPWTKSSRQLADRMRFLHYHLPEWPDLIEDHLTEELAEHLSPFLTGMRSAADLKKLSMQDVLLGGLSWEQRQQLDREAPTHIQVPSGSRIPVDYSRPEDPTLAVRLQEMFGQQETPRIGGGRVPLTIHLLSPAQRPVQVTRDLANFWRETYFEVKKDLKGRYPKHYWPDDPLEAIATNRAKPRV; via the coding sequence ATGAAGACGGATTTACCGATACAACAGATTATTCCTGAACTAAGGCAGTTATTTCAGGCGAAGGATACAGGTGTGTTAATTGCGGAGCCGGGTGCGGGTAAAACGACCGTAGTACCGCTGGCACTGCTGGAGGAGCCATGGGTTACTGGACGGAAAATCATTATGCTGGAGCCCCGCAGACTCGCCGCTCGCTCGGCAGCTGCACGAATGGCAGCTTCACTAGGTGAAAAAGCAGGACAGACCGTAGGGTATCGGGTGCGGATGGATACGCGTGTAAGTCAATCCACTCGCATAGAAGTGGTGACGGAGGGTGTATTGACCCGGATGCTTCAACAGGACCAGGGCCTGGAAGACACGGCGATGATTATCTTTGATGAATTTCATGAGCGGCATCTGCATGGTGACCTTGGTCTGGCGCTTGCGCTTGAATCCCGGGCCATGCTGCGTCCTGATCTGAAACTGCTGGTGATGTCGGCCACGCTGGACCCTGTTCCTGTCTGTGCGCTGCTTGGTGAGGGGACGAGATGGATTGCCTGTCCTGGACGAACGTTTCCGGTGGAAACCCGATATGTATCCAAACCGGTATCCGAGCAGATCGAGACTTTTACAGCTCAGGCTGTTGTTAAGGCACTGGAAGAACAGGAAGGGGATGTGCTAGTTTTCCTACCGGGTGCAAAAGAAATCCATCGCACAGAGCGAGAGCTGTCAAACCTCATGCTTCCTGCTTATGTTCAGGTACATACACTATATGGCAGCATGCCTGTAGAACGGCAGGATGAAGCTGTGCGACCCGCAGATGAAGGTAAACGGAAGGTTGTACTGTCCACGTCCATTGCTGAATCCAGTCTTACCTTGGCTGGAGTTAAAGTCGTGGTGGATGCGGGACTGAGCCGTGCCTCGGTATTCTCGCCGCGGACCGGCATGAGTCGGCTCGTCACCCTGCCGGTGTCCAAGGCGTCAGCCGATCAGCGGCGGGGGCGCGCGGGGCGAATTGCACCGGGCGTGTGTTACCGGCTATGGAGCGAAGAGGCCCATGGCGTACTGCCTGATGCAGCAAAGCCGGAGATTGCCTCCGCGGACCTTGCGCCGCTGGCGCTGGAGCTTGCCGCCTGGGGTGTCCAGTCCCCTGCAGAGCTGCAGTGGCTGGACACCCCACCTGCCGCAGCCTACGGCCAGGCACAGGCGCTGCTGCGCCAGCTGGGCGGCCTGGACGAGGCAGGCCGCATCACGCCCTTCGGGCGGCGGATGAACACGCTTGGCGTGCATCCGCGACTGGCCAGCATGCTGCTCCGCGCGGCGGAGCTTGGGCTGGCCAGCTACGCCAGCATGCTGGCGGCACTGCTGCAGGAGCCTGCCGGCCTCCGCAGCAGTGGCAGTGCAGGCGCGGGCACCGATCTGCGCCCGCGCGTGGAAGCGCTGCTGACTGCGGACAGCAGCGGCATGCCACAAGCGGCAGCATCTGTCGCAGACGGTGCTGCCGTGCGGCGCATGCTCCAGGAGAGCCGCCAGCTGCGCTCGGCGCTCGGCCCGGCGGCCGATCCGGTACGGCCGGATGAGGACAGCTGCGGATGGCTGCTGTCCTTCGCTTATCCGGACCGGATCGGGCAACGCCGGGAGGACGGCCGCTATCTGCTGAGCAGCGGCCGCGGGGTACGGCTCGCAGCGACAGAATCGCTGAGCCGTTCAGCCTATCTGGTCGCAGCCGAAGCCGACGACCAGGGCGCGGATGCGCGCATCCTGCTGGCTGCGCCAGTGCAGGAGAAGAGATTGCTGGACTTTGGTCCACATCTGCTGCATGAAGAGGTTCAGGTGGCCTGGGATAGAAACACCCGCAGTGTGCGGGCACATAGAAGGCTGCGAATTGGAGCCATTACGTTGAAAGAGAACGGCATTGCACAGCCACCCGAAGATCAGGTGCTTGAAGCATTACTCTCGGGAATACGTATCGAAGGGCTGGATTGTTTGCCTTGGACAAAATCATCGCGACAGCTGGCGGACAGGATGCGCTTTTTACATTATCATTTGCCAGAATGGCCTGATCTCATCGAAGATCATCTGACCGAAGAACTGGCAGAACATCTCAGCCCTTTTCTGACAGGCATGAGATCTGCTGCGGATCTTAAGAAATTGTCGATGCAGGATGTGCTGCTCGGCGGACTCAGCTGGGAACAGCGACAGCAATTGGATCGTGAAGCGCCTACACATATTCAGGTGCCTAGTGGTTCACGTATCCCGGTGGACTATAGCCGACCTGAAGATCCTACGCTCGCGGTGAGACTGCAGGAGATGTTTGGACAGCAGGAGACCCCGCGTATTGGCGGTGGTCGAGTACCACTGACCATACATTTGCTTTCCCCGGCGCAGCGGCCTGTACAGGTCACACGAGATCTGGCGAACTTTTGGCGGGAAACTTATTTTGAGGTCAAGAAAGACTTGAAAGGTCGTTATCCCAAACATTATTGGCCGGATGACCCGCTGGAAGCGATTGCTACTAACCGAGCTAAACCACGAGTTTAG
- a CDS encoding Gfo/Idh/MocA family protein: protein MDRHLQWGVLGTSTIAKNAVIPAIQQSERGEVLAIASRSKEKAEALANELDIARAYGSYDELIADPDIEAVYIPLPNHMHKEWTIKAAQAGKHVLCEKPAALNSEEAAEMIEVCQQHGVLFAEAIMYRYHPKHRRVQEIIASGEIGTVRALHGNFTCNTAEDKDNVRFKREMGGGSLFDLGVYPISAARMYLGQEPEAVTVHALFSEEHDGVDMMASGLVEFPNSVALTFDCGMWASGRAEMEILGTDGRIELPKVFGWENSDIPPQIIVHTDSVSREERVSVSNSYVLQVETFAAAVLEGKALPFSPQNTIQNMRVIDACLESARTRQRVQLVD, encoded by the coding sequence ATGGACAGACACTTACAGTGGGGAGTACTTGGTACATCCACAATCGCGAAAAATGCAGTCATTCCGGCGATTCAACAATCCGAACGGGGTGAGGTCTTGGCGATAGCCAGCCGCAGCAAGGAGAAGGCGGAAGCTCTTGCGAATGAACTCGACATTGCCAGAGCGTATGGCAGCTATGATGAACTCATTGCGGACCCGGATATTGAAGCTGTGTATATTCCTCTGCCGAACCATATGCATAAGGAGTGGACGATTAAGGCTGCTCAGGCTGGAAAACATGTATTATGTGAGAAACCGGCTGCTCTGAATTCAGAAGAAGCGGCGGAAATGATTGAGGTATGTCAACAGCACGGCGTACTGTTTGCAGAAGCCATCATGTATCGATACCATCCAAAGCACAGACGTGTGCAAGAGATAATAGCCAGTGGAGAGATTGGTACGGTCAGAGCCCTCCATGGCAATTTCACCTGCAATACCGCTGAGGATAAAGACAATGTAAGGTTCAAAAGGGAGATGGGCGGAGGATCATTATTTGATCTTGGCGTATATCCAATCTCGGCAGCCCGCATGTATCTGGGGCAGGAGCCGGAAGCGGTAACGGTACACGCTCTTTTTTCGGAAGAACATGATGGCGTCGATATGATGGCTTCAGGACTTGTGGAGTTTCCCAATTCAGTAGCATTAACGTTTGACTGCGGCATGTGGGCCTCTGGAAGAGCCGAGATGGAGATTCTCGGTACCGATGGGCGGATTGAACTTCCTAAGGTGTTCGGCTGGGAGAATAGTGATATTCCACCACAGATTATCGTGCACACCGATTCCGTCAGCCGTGAGGAACGTGTATCGGTATCCAACTCCTATGTTTTGCAGGTGGAGACTTTTGCAGCCGCAGTGCTTGAAGGAAAAGCGCTACCGTTCAGTCCGCAAAATACCATTCAGA
- a CDS encoding general stress protein, with translation MQKKIVGVFNTEREASSAIEGLKAQGFTSDEISVVTQDRDELKAIREETGTKAPEGVAAGAATGGVLGGVAGLLAGIGALAIPGIGPILAAGPIAAAFTGAAVGAGAGGLVGGLVGLGIPEEDARQYEEYVQSGKILLLVDSTDRDTDVYDVFSNNSYVNRDRIDVNRDDVTVERTDHDMENQRLEARDKAARLGNNTFL, from the coding sequence ATGCAGAAGAAAATCGTAGGTGTGTTTAATACAGAACGTGAGGCATCATCCGCAATCGAGGGACTGAAAGCGCAAGGATTCACTTCAGACGAAATCTCGGTCGTCACACAGGATCGGGATGAACTGAAGGCCATTCGCGAAGAGACGGGTACAAAAGCACCCGAAGGTGTAGCTGCAGGTGCGGCAACAGGCGGGGTACTCGGCGGAGTAGCTGGATTGCTCGCTGGCATTGGGGCATTGGCGATTCCAGGCATAGGCCCTATTCTGGCGGCTGGTCCAATTGCCGCAGCATTCACTGGTGCCGCTGTAGGTGCAGGAGCAGGCGGACTTGTAGGTGGACTCGTGGGTCTCGGCATTCCGGAAGAGGATGCAAGACAGTATGAGGAATACGTGCAAAGTGGTAAAATCCTGCTACTCGTGGACTCTACGGATCGGGACACGGATGTTTATGACGTGTTCAGCAATAACAGTTATGTGAACCGGGACAGAATCGATGTCAATCGGGATGATGTTACGGTTGAGCGCACGGATCACGATATGGAAAATCAAAGATTGGAAGCTCGGGATAAGGCCGCTCGACTTGGCAACAATACTTTTCTATAA
- a CDS encoding acyltransferase: protein MPRKERITEIESLRGIAFAAVVLQHSIAHYSLVPEAGLEDGVLLAILLMLSKFAVPLFIFITGMVLFYNTGDKLNYGRFMQKRLTDVIVPYIIWSLIYFTLAPRGWNGFGWQDIPDLGLKLITGKTSSHFWYIIMLIQFYLLFPLFLRAIRYVYNRYEAKGRTIALLISGVVYLVLADQLRNIARFMEWLNVPVLTDAFTTYADRNFLYFFFYFVLGAAAGLSVQRWNEWIQRLRWGYWTVFIVLGLRFIYKLMQEFQKPEGIQITFYTVSLIRPDMILFLIASIMVMYQLAGKLHNIRVTRLLAWIGGVSYGGYLMHMLMLRYSYIPDEQFYVALGLNPVVRMIITWLLALTLSCVLTWLISRVSWGKWIVGTVPKSKPD, encoded by the coding sequence ATGCCTCGTAAAGAACGAATTACAGAGATCGAGAGTCTGAGGGGAATTGCTTTTGCGGCGGTCGTCCTTCAGCATTCCATAGCACATTATTCCCTGGTCCCAGAAGCGGGACTGGAAGATGGCGTATTGCTCGCCATCCTGCTGATGCTGTCCAAATTTGCAGTACCTCTATTTATTTTTATCACAGGCATGGTGCTTTTCTATAATACAGGAGACAAGTTGAATTATGGTCGTTTCATGCAAAAGCGATTAACCGATGTAATCGTCCCCTATATTATTTGGTCACTGATCTACTTCACACTCGCGCCTCGCGGCTGGAACGGATTTGGTTGGCAGGATATTCCTGACCTTGGTTTAAAATTAATCACGGGTAAGACGAGCTCGCATTTTTGGTACATTATTATGCTTATTCAGTTTTATCTGTTGTTTCCCCTGTTTTTGCGGGCAATCCGTTATGTCTATAACCGATATGAGGCGAAGGGGCGCACAATAGCTCTTCTGATTTCCGGTGTGGTGTACCTTGTGCTCGCGGATCAATTGCGAAATATCGCCAGGTTCATGGAATGGTTGAATGTCCCGGTGCTGACCGATGCCTTTACAACCTATGCCGATCGAAATTTTCTGTATTTCTTTTTTTATTTTGTGCTTGGTGCGGCAGCCGGGCTATCGGTTCAACGCTGGAATGAGTGGATTCAACGTTTGCGCTGGGGATATTGGACCGTGTTTATAGTCCTTGGTCTTCGGTTTATATATAAGTTAATGCAAGAGTTCCAGAAGCCGGAGGGCATACAGATTACATTCTATACCGTCAGTCTCATCCGGCCGGATATGATCTTATTCCTCATTGCTTCCATCATGGTGATGTACCAGCTGGCTGGCAAGCTCCACAATATCAGAGTAACACGATTGCTGGCGTGGATTGGCGGGGTTTCGTACGGGGGCTACCTGATGCACATGCTGATGTTGCGCTACAGCTACATTCCGGATGAACAGTTTTATGTGGCATTGGGTTTAAACCCCGTAGTGCGCATGATCATCACCTGGCTGCTGGCGCTTACGTTATCCTGCGTACTCACATGGCTCATCTCTCGCGTAAGCTGGGGCAAGTGGATTGTGGGAACTGTACCGAAGTCCAAACCTGATTAA